The Mauremys reevesii isolate NIE-2019 linkage group 1, ASM1616193v1, whole genome shotgun sequence genome segment ccagcagaacagatcatgcacggaccagatagcaacgctccgcatcatagtcgagcagtctatggagtggaactcctcgttgtacatcaactttgttgactatgagaaagcgttcgatagcgtggatcgagagaccctctggaagctccttcagcactatggcatcccagcaaaggtggtcaacctgatcaagaactcatacgatggcatacactgtagagtgatccatggagggcagctcacaaacagcttccaggtgcgaaccggagtcagacaaggatgcttgttgtcaccacttctctttcttctcgtcattgattggattatgaagacatccacttacgagcgtaggaacggaatccagtggacgttgtggacccagcttgatgacctggactttgccgacgaccttgcactcctttcacacagtaaacagcagatgcaagagaagaccaacgtagtggcagccacgtcatcacaggttggcctcaacatccacaaggacaagaccaagatccttaggatcaattccatcagcaacgacccagtcacactgaatggatgccccctggaagaagtacagtccttcacctacctaggtagcatcatcgaccagcagggtggcacagacgcagacatcaaagtaaggattggtaaggcaagagcagccttcttacagctcaagaacatctggagctccagagagctgtctttggcaataaagattcgactgttcaactccaacgtgaaatcagtcctactgtatggagctgaaacctggaggacaaccaaaacaaccaccaggaagatccagaccttcattaatagctgcctcagaaggattctccagatccgctggccagacaccatcagtaacatccacctcttggagaggacccgtcaactcccagcagaggaagaaattagaaggagaaggtggggctggataggacatacactacgcaagcagccaaccaacatcaccagacaggcactgcggtggaacccccaaggcaagcggaaaagaggccgcccaagaaatacctggcgatgcgaccttcaggttgatagcaaaaaaatgggctatacctggaaccagctagagtgaatggcccaggatagaagactctggagatctgtggttggcggcccataccccggttggggtgacgggcatgaatgatgaatgaatgatgcagaagaaaaatgctgcttttaaccatcttaatttaaatgcaCAAAGCAAGCACAAAAACAGTTACCTTACCttgtcatcttttaaaaaaaaactttccctttttttagtaacttacatttaacacagtactgtatagtatttgcttttttattcctctctgctgcctgattgcgtacttctgtttccaaatgaggtgtgtggttgaccagtcagtttgtaactctggtgtccataactctgaggttctactgtataaaaATAAACTTGCATTGGCCAGGAAGAGGACATGGACAAGAGACAACCTAATAAAAGATCTTCTCCAACCCTGATTTATAGGATCTTTTAACTACTAGAAAGAAAATGTACATTCTAGAAAGGCAGATGAATCTCAAAAGGTTTTGAGCTTTGATTTTATtccaggttttgtttgtttgttacccAGATCAAAGAAAAATTGTCCAAAGCtgccatttaatttttaaattgaagGCTGTGCAAATGATGAAAGTTTATGATTAACtctggggtttgggttttttttgtaaattgTTTGCTACCTGTGCCTGATAAATGCCTAAAGTTGGGTTTTCAAACTTTCCATTGTGTATTTTCCTTTGGTGAAATCCTTGGGCTGGAGATAAGGCCAGTTCAGGAGGATAAATACCCAGCAATTCCCTCCTCCAGTTTACAGAGTTGTGTTGGAATCCATAGGTAGACCATGAAATACATCCTGGTTGTAGCCTTTCTGGGAGCGGCTGGTAAGTTCATTTTTCATTGTACTTTACTGTGAAGTTTAGATGTGATGAAAAGTGCCAGATTGCATAGTGCTGGAGGGTGAAGTCCTATTTTAACCCCCAAATTGTCAAGGTAACACTAGTGCAATCTATCTTGACCTCCAAACATGCACAAACCCTGACGGCTCTGCTGAGACTATcagtcttatggtccttcagaaggttgacgttgtacttcgctcttctgtctgacgcgtctatccagttcttcttcagcttcagcttcaatctggctaATTATCACAGTGTTTGATTATAATATGGACACATGGGCACTAGAAGATGGACTGATTCAGTCCCACAGCCTGATTTAATAGAGTAACCAACAAAGAGCCATCAGGTGTGGAGACCTTTCGGCCACCACTAGTTTGAGCTTGAAGCACAGTCAGTGTTCTAAAAGTGAGAGGCTTCAGATCCCATTCCCAATCCCCTCATCCACACTGGCACCATGATCCCCATAATGGATATTAATTTATATCTTCCTCTTTCACCCAGTTGCCTTCCCCATTGATGATGCTGATGATGACAAGATCGTGGGAGGCTACACATGTTCAAAGAACTCTTTGCCCTACCAGGCATCCCTGAACATTGGGTACCATTTTTGTGGGGGTGCCCTCATTAACAGCAGATGGGTTGTCTCAGCCGCTCACTGCTACAAATCGTGAGTAGAAAATATTTGTGCTACTAAACTACTGCTTCCTCTCCAGCCCTAATGCCCCTGTTGGCTCTGAGAGTGTCACATCTGATTAACTAAGCATAGGTCAGGGGAGACTGTCAAGGAATGCCTGAGTCCTTCAAGAGGTGGGGAGAGGCTCTGGTTTCTGCATCAGTACTGACTGCAGTGCTCCAGCAGCCTGGCATTAGAGGAGGATACTGTGCTGCATGAGGTGATGATTCAGTACTGGGTGACCCTTTTTTCTGAGTTAGTACTGAATCTAATGCCGTAGCATGAGGCACCTGTCCTGGTGACCATTggtgggtatgtctgcactttgagctggaggtgtgattcccaactCAAGAAGACATATATGCTGAAAATAAAGTGTAGCTGTAGCAGTGTGAGTGGTAAGAAGGGTTAGCCACTCCAAACCACTTACTCATCCAAGCCCATAGGAGCATACTTGGGGCTGCTAGTCCCTCCCACCACTTGCACTGCCATGGCTTCACTATTACTTTTAGCATGCTACCACAATAATGTCTCCCTGAGCTTGGAATCACCCCTCCAGATCAACATGCCCTACAGGGGTCTAGTAGTTTCTGgaattctcttttttttccttaggGAGGAAACTGGCTTTGTGGGAGTTGGATCATGAAGCAAAGTTGCAAAAAGTGGAATGATAGACTAACAATCAATGAATGAATAGCAGAGCAGAGCAAAATGGGCATCTCTCCACCACCATACACATTGTTGGGATGCCAAAGCACTTTGCCTGGTGACAATGCAGTGGTTGTGCTGGGACTATGTGTCACAGTTCTTTTCTAAGAACTCACTTGCAGCCTTGTTAGAGTCTGTTTTATTGACTGTTGGGATGGGGGAATGGTTTGATGGGGACACCAGGGTTTTCCCAGACTATTTCTGTAAATCACCTTGATATCTTTAATTTGCAACATGCCAGGTTATCAGACATCTCCACTGTGGGGCAGGTCTTCAAACAGTGCAATACCCACTGCTTCTTCAGTGCTGCCTTGTAGGGCCATCATTGGGAACCCACCAAAGAGGAGTAGGTAGGAGCTCAGTGTACTGTCTCCTTTAAAGCACAGACCTTCTTGCCACTcagctccctttccccccagaaAGAATAGTAGTTTTCACTTCTACAGCACCTTTGCCTGAGAAGCACAAAGCCCTTGGATTAAGCTTCAAAACTTGTGAGGTAGGAATTATTAGCAATTTTtagaaacaggaaaaaataaaGCACAGAGAGATATCTATAGACCTGACCAGAATTTTCAAATGTTGATATTTTTCAAAGAATAAAAGAACCAATTTTTAACAATTTTTGTGGATATTTGTCCCCCGTGTTGACCATCTCTAGTTCTGTGACATGTGCAGAGAGGTGTAGGCCAATCAGAATATCACCCAGGTCTCCTCTCCCCGCTCCCCATGTCATGCTTCAGCCAAAGCAGTGCTCCCAGGACTTCCCTGCACTGTGGATTGGGTATGAATCTAAATCCTGGTGTGCGAATTCAAAGCCAGAGAGCTACCCACTGAACTAGAGCAAGAGAGACCTTAGTGCTGTTGTTGACAGCAACTGTAGTTGTGGTAATATCCATAGTGATGGTGAGGGTTGTTACGATAATGATGATGAATAATGATGGTGACCGTGCTGGTGAGGATGCTGTTATTCCTTCCTATTTTCCAGCTCTATCCAGGTGAGGCTTGGAGAACACAACCTGGCAGTCAGTGAAGGCACTGAGAAGTTCATTAGTTCAGCCAAAGTCATCCGTCACCCCAGCTACAGCTCCCAGACGCTGAACAATGACATCATGCTCATCAAGCTCGCCAGTGCAGCAACCCTCAACTCCTACGTCAACACAATTGCCCTGCCAACCAGCTGTGTGACCACTGGCACCCAGTGCCTGATCTCTGGCTGGGGCAACACCCTCAGCAGTGGCAGTGAGTGCTCTGTGGGAGTGTAGAGCTTCTCTAGGACCCTGGAGACCTTTATTGACCAAGTGGTGGGCCCCAGGGAAGAGAGTATGGGGAAGGGCGAGCACTTGTAGGGGAGGTGGTTTGAAGAGAGAACCCATGTGGGGGATCATGGCTCAAAGGGAAAAGCCTGTGGAGAGCAGGGGTCCTTTATCTGATTTGAATACGTTCTCTTCTAATATCCttgattttcttttgttctttattattggCATGGGGCAGGCTGAAGCACCAAACACATTTCtctaccagaggggtagccgtgttagtctggatctgtaaaagcaacaaagaatcctgtggcaccttatagactaacagacgttttgcagcatgagctttcgtgggagaatacccacttcttcggatgcatttcTCTATGATATTCAGCAGGAAACCCTCCATCACCATTATATGGGACGTTCAATGGGCCATTCCTGAGAATTgctttgccaccccaagcacggcagtcaggcagcctttggcggcatgcctgcgggcggtccacaCTCACGCAGATTTGGTAGCATTTCTGTGGGTGATcagctggtcccacggctttggcgtatccgccaccgaattgccgacAAAAccacgggaccggtggacctcacGGTGACTGGCAagccgccccccacggcttgccgcccaaGGCTCATGCTTGctgcgctgatgcctggagcagcccctgattGCTgagtatcccacagttccccctGAGATCAATGAACTCAATGGGTTATCCATACCTCTAAGGATGGCAAAATATTTTAGTGCAAATTTAAGATTATTACATTAGAACTCCTGCACTAGCCTAGGGAGCAGGAAGAGGGATGGACAGAATGAGCCAAATCCACTTGGGGTATCTGGCTACTTATCCATAGGCTACACTATGACTCCACACAGGACTCCAGTGCAGAAGCTGGTGCAGAGTGATCCAACCGGTCTTTTCCATTCACTGGTTTCCTCTGATCTTTGTGCTGCTCTTTTCTTAGTCCACTTGGCTGTCCATTTTCTGGAATCCAGAGAGTTTAATCTGTGCAATGGATCAGTCTGAACAAATCCCCTTTTGTGGATTCTGATCCCTCTGGAGGAAGGGAGTCCCTATGCTATGATAACGATCCTGTGGGAAAGCTGGGAGCTGATGGAGAAAAAGCCAAGGGGATAGAAAAGCCACTTAGAGAGAGGGCACTGTTCCAGTTACTGAAAGGTGAGCTGTAATTTCACAATGAATTCAAGAATTTCCATTATTAATTTGCCTCCTCTTTCTTGTAGCTAACTACCCTGACCTCCTGCAGTGCCTAAAAGCTCCTGTCCTGTCCTCCAGCCAGTGCAGCAGTGCCTATCCAGGACAAATCACTAGCAACATGATCTGTATCGGATACCTGGAGGGGGGCAAAGATTCCTGCCAGGTAAAACAGCTCCCTCACACCTCTCACTTGTCTCTACCCTCCACCACCACTCAACCCTCTGCAAAATAGGCATCACACATGGTTAGTTATTCCCTGAAGGACTGAAATCTGTTGGCGATTGATATGTTGCTCACTCTTGGTCTATTTCCTAGTTGGAAACTTGTCCTCACCTCATAACTCACCATTTTTGGTGGTGATTCTTGGCCCCGTTCTTGGAAGTCTCAGCAGATGCCAAGGGCTgatttttatttagttagttagaCTAAAGTTTTCAATATTAGTCATGGATTTTGAATGCCTCCATTTTTTGATGCCAGACTTGAGACTCCTTGGCCCTGGATTTCAGAGGTGGTGAACACCTGCTTCTCCAACTTAAGACTTTAAAAGATGCAGGTGCTTAGCATATGTTAAAATCATTATCAAGGTGTCTTGAGGTGGGTCCCCAAAGTGGAGATATCCAAAATCAATCTCCACTTTAGAAAAGTTGGCTCAGCGGATTGTTCTGAGGGATGTATCATCATGTACATTCAAGCCAAACAGAACACATGAATGGACTGATCCTCACAATTCATATGTACTGATGGGACACTGAAGCACAGGATGATTTGATAGCCCAGTTTTCAGCTCAAGTTGTCTTGGGGTCAATGGGAGCTTGCAAATCAGTATGTGGATGACTTGGAAAGTTCCTGGCAGAACCATGAGCACAACTCActtctcctgaatcccagccaaGTACTTAGAACCAGCAGATTGTCCTTTGTCTCTAACCCATGAAAAACTAATTCCCTTTTGGCACTTAGATATGGTGTTTCCAGGCCACAGCACATTAACATGTGCCATACTTCCTCTCTGAAGAAAGAGAACATTCCCATCCTGTGGGCTTTTCATCTAGCACCTTTCACTTAAAATGTGATATCAACACTGACATGAAATCAGCACTCTCAAATTGCCTCTCTCATTACTAGACTTTCCCATAAGCCACCAAAAGGACTTAGTATCTCTGCTGCTTTGTCAAAAAGGCAGAATCTCCTCTTGATTGTAATGCCTGCTAAACACCATTCACAATCTTTGTTGCAGGGGGATTCCGGTGGTCCAGTAGTCTGCAATGGGGTACTGCAGGGGATTGTCTCCTGGGGAATTGGTTGTGCACAGAAAGGCTACCCCGGGGTCTACACTAAAGTGTGCAACTATGTCTCCTGGATCCAAAATACCATAGCTGCCAACTGAGATGCTCTCATGCCATGTGACCAGTACTATCTTCCACACCCCATTTCCTCAGCCATATATTAGACTTTCCAACTCTACGGAATAAAGAGAGTTTGATGCAACACTGTGTTTGTGTAAATGTTCTTTGGTTGTTTCTCTGCTTACGTATACTGCATGGTAACAAGTAACCTTACTGAAAACAAAAGTCATCGCATATTTTTGTAGTACTTTCCAGAAGGAAgggtctcaaaacactttacagtcTGTAATTCTAGTATTCACTCAGCCAGTATTGAAGTGCAACCACttctggagaggaaggaagaAGCAGTTTAACAGTGCTCAGTCAGATTAATGCCGCACAACTGTTTAAGAGAAAAGCTGATGAAGAAAACTTTATCCAAGTGAAAATAGATGTGGCAAAGCACCCTTTTTGCTTTGCCAGACTTACCGCTCCCTCCTCTGgcagggacagggcctggggtaaatcagcCCTTCACTCTGAGGTGTGTCTGTCTTCCCTCTTCAGGGTTTGTTTCTCTGAGCCTTCCCAGTAGGCCTCAGGCCAGGCCTGAGGAGTGCTTCTCtgccaaacaaaggaaaaaagtccATAATGCACCGAAACAAAAGGGGAATacctttccctggcccctcactgcGGCAGGTGTTGTTCTGTCGCTGGCCCTAGGGTGTCAGTCCTTCCCCTAAATAGGGTGTCTCCCCTATAGGGAGGAGCGCAGTCTCTCACACTGGAGAAGCCTagctccctgctgcctccagccTTGCAGCAGTTTgtctcctcccctgctcccccccacccgctTGTTACCCTTGCACTTCGTTCCTTGTTCCAGTGCATCCATTTTAGGGGGGGCATGATCAGTAATGAGGGTAAATCTCTCTCCATGTAGGTAGTAGCGTAGAGTTTCTATGGCCAACTTTACAACAAAGCATTCCTTCTCTACCAGGGCATACCTTTGTTTtctgggcaggagtttcctactaAGGAACAGGACTGAATGTTCTTCTTCTCCTAGCATTTGAAAATGTATGGCTCCCAATCCAACCTTGGCGGCATCTGTTTGTAGTACAAACTCTTTCTCAGAGTCTGACGCTACAAGAACTGGATTCCTACAGAGGGCGGTCCTCAGATCTGTAAACACTCCTTCGGCCGCGCTGGTCCATTTCACTATGTCTGGGCCTCGGACTTCTGTCAGGCCTCTCAACAGGTATGCTTTGGTAGCAAAGTGGGGAATGAATCACCTACTATCCCCAAGCTGACCCCATGCCTGGAaaagaagcattaaaaaaacTTGATAGAAATATGAGGGATGAGTGAATGCAgaaaatggggaggtgggggagggagagaaaaaagtttgaaagagagaaacagagagagaaaaatgagaaggagaaaaagacagaaaatggAAAACACCTTACCTGTGCAAACAAACAGGGATCTTTGTGCAATATTCTTGATGAGATTAGGCTTCCCTGTGGACTGAAGGGACTGGACAGGCATTAGGAGTCTCCGAAATGGGATTCACTCTTGGTTCTGACAGTCTCAGGTGGGTGTATTTTAACCCATAAATCACTGATCCTTGGTGATTCTCTCCATTCCTCCCAGCATCACAAACCAGATAAGACGTGGTCTCCAAATATCCCTTCATAGCTCAGTCTCAGTGACAAGAATGTGTCCCTCAACTTGGGACCACCTTGGAACTCtgggcctgcctgccccaccccattcctATGGTCACTCAGACTGTGCCTGGGACCCAGAGGAGCAGTGCTGAAAGCATGAGATTGTGCCTCATGCTGGTAACtttcccctgctttgtctccaccACACTGTGGGTTTCCTCCTCTCTGCGCCTCAAGTTGAAAGCAAGCTGAAGCGCAAATACGCTCCTCAGTGGGAGGAGAATCAAGGTGGCGGGGGCGGCTCTATCTTTTTTGCCACCcgaagcatggcagtcaggctgcctccGGCAGC includes the following:
- the LOC120402502 gene encoding trypsin I-P38-like encodes the protein MKYILVVAFLGAAVAFPIDDADDDKIVGGYTCSKNSLPYQASLNIGYHFCGGALINSRWVVSAAHCYKSSIQVRLGEHNLAVSEGTEKFISSAKVIRHPSYSSQTLNNDIMLIKLASAATLNSYVNTIALPTSCVTTGTQCLISGWGNTLSSGTNYPDLLQCLKAPVLSSSQCSSAYPGQITSNMICIGYLEGGKDSCQGDSGGPVVCNGVLQGIVSWGIGCAQKGYPGVYTKVCNYVSWIQNTIAAN